The following proteins come from a genomic window of Burkholderia stabilis:
- a CDS encoding glycosyltransferase family 4 protein — MKNKVRVLVELRPALDGYSGIPQETRLLFRTLLGLKKMAVTGLLQQGGRDITAKMVHAEESGRPAAQIRAMSKIVVSFTDDGRRGVAGVISRAINTVIRGISLRVSVIFGSSEKLGFFAPTEFEDFVWRRFFAKTLPVDDRPHVLAAQYRILPLAMATLHRLKISMSGLLSVKRFKKIETRDFDVFISQTPFPGVLSYNTKLIVRYHDAIPIFLPHTIKDRAFHHGAHYDALARNVRSGAYFACVSAATRSDLLKVFPEVEDRAVVIHNTVSPIYNEVDSPRALVKDIVSSRLFRPLAKKYKALSSGQVDVFTRNRLVSDQQDFEYLLMVSTVEPRKNHASLVAAWELLRSRHNETLKLVLVGDLGWDYAEFVDAIVPWVEKGELFLLSNVAASDLRDLYKHATVTVCPSYAEGFDYSGVESMMSGGVVAASDIPVHREVYEDACIYFNPYSVESIVGGIREAIALRNAADTFAEYRQCAKRISARYTAEAISPRWDEFIQSVGSAP, encoded by the coding sequence ATGAAGAACAAAGTGCGTGTATTGGTTGAGCTTCGACCCGCGCTTGACGGGTATTCGGGTATTCCGCAGGAAACGCGCTTGCTGTTTCGTACGCTGCTGGGCCTGAAAAAGATGGCCGTGACTGGCTTGCTCCAGCAGGGTGGCCGCGATATTACGGCGAAGATGGTGCATGCCGAAGAGTCGGGCCGCCCTGCTGCTCAGATTCGTGCGATGTCGAAGATCGTTGTGTCATTTACCGACGATGGGCGTAGAGGGGTTGCTGGAGTAATTTCGCGCGCCATTAATACCGTGATCCGCGGAATTTCGCTGCGAGTATCCGTTATTTTTGGCTCTTCCGAGAAGCTTGGATTTTTCGCTCCGACGGAATTTGAAGACTTTGTCTGGCGCCGCTTTTTCGCAAAAACCCTTCCGGTTGACGATCGCCCTCACGTTCTGGCTGCGCAATATCGTATATTGCCGCTTGCAATGGCGACGCTGCATCGTCTCAAGATTTCAATGTCCGGATTGCTGTCGGTCAAGCGATTCAAAAAAATAGAAACCCGGGATTTCGATGTGTTTATTTCGCAAACCCCATTCCCGGGTGTTTTATCTTATAATACAAAATTAATTGTAAGGTATCACGATGCGATACCGATTTTTCTTCCGCATACGATCAAAGATCGGGCTTTTCATCATGGGGCTCACTACGATGCACTCGCGCGCAATGTTCGCTCGGGTGCCTATTTTGCGTGTGTCTCGGCTGCGACCAGAAGTGACCTGTTGAAGGTATTTCCGGAAGTCGAGGATCGTGCGGTTGTTATTCATAATACCGTCTCGCCGATATATAACGAAGTCGATTCTCCTAGGGCGTTGGTCAAGGATATCGTGTCTTCTCGCTTGTTTCGGCCGCTTGCGAAGAAATACAAGGCGCTCAGTAGTGGTCAGGTCGACGTTTTTACGCGAAATCGATTGGTTTCCGATCAGCAGGATTTCGAATACCTGCTGATGGTATCAACGGTCGAGCCACGGAAAAATCATGCTTCGCTCGTTGCCGCCTGGGAATTGCTTCGATCCCGGCACAACGAAACGTTGAAGCTCGTCCTGGTCGGAGATCTCGGATGGGACTACGCTGAATTCGTTGACGCGATAGTGCCGTGGGTCGAGAAGGGGGAGTTGTTCTTGCTGAGTAACGTAGCGGCCTCGGATTTGCGAGACCTCTACAAGCACGCGACCGTGACGGTTTGTCCGAGTTACGCGGAAGGTTTTGATTATTCCGGCGTGGAATCGATGATGAGTGGTGGTGTCGTTGCTGCATCCGATATCCCGGTGCATCGGGAGGTCTATGAAGATGCCTGCATCTACTTCAACCCTTATTCTGTCGAATCAATTGTTGGCGGAATACGAGAGGCAATTGCGTTGCGCAACGCTGCGGACACATTTGCCGAGTACCGTCAATGCGCGAAGCGAATTTCGGCCCGCTACACGGCTGAGGCCATTTCGCCTCGTTGGGACGAGTTTATACAAAGCGTTGGTTCGGCCCCTTGA
- a CDS encoding ABC transporter ATP-binding protein yields MIRLSQVRKTYQTKSGPRTVLDGVDVDIASGEKIGILGGNGAGKSTLIRIISGAERPTSGRVHRGMSVSWPLAFGGAFQTSLTGIDNLRFICRIYDVSVEDKLPFVHEFTELGRYLNEPVKTYSAGMRAKLAFAISMAVDFDCFLIDEVTAVGDERFRQKCHVELFEKRNSRAMIFVSHDPGFIRANCQRATVLHRGKLYEFPEMDEAYHFYREMQRV; encoded by the coding sequence ATGATTCGACTTTCCCAGGTCAGGAAAACGTATCAGACAAAATCCGGGCCGCGTACGGTTCTTGATGGCGTTGACGTTGATATAGCAAGTGGAGAAAAGATCGGCATTCTCGGAGGAAATGGAGCGGGGAAGTCAACGCTGATTCGTATCATCAGTGGGGCTGAGAGGCCGACCTCGGGGCGCGTACACAGAGGGATGAGCGTTTCATGGCCTCTGGCATTTGGCGGTGCATTCCAGACGTCGCTCACGGGTATCGATAACCTGCGATTTATATGCCGGATCTATGATGTCTCGGTCGAGGACAAGCTCCCTTTTGTGCACGAATTCACCGAGCTTGGACGATACCTTAATGAGCCGGTCAAAACATATTCGGCGGGGATGCGGGCCAAGCTTGCCTTTGCTATTTCGATGGCAGTGGATTTTGATTGTTTCCTCATCGACGAAGTCACGGCTGTCGGGGATGAGCGCTTTCGTCAGAAATGCCATGTGGAATTGTTCGAGAAACGCAATTCAAGAGCAATGATTTTTGTTTCTCATGATCCGGGATTCATCAGGGCTAACTGCCAGAGGGCAACGGTCCTGCATAGAGGGAAGCTGTATGAGTTCCCGGAAATGGATGAGGCATATCATTTTTATCGAGAAATGCAGCGCGTATAA
- a CDS encoding ABC transporter permease produces MANFGRSLAVQRRVIFALLMREVLTRYGRHNIGFLWLFVEPMIFTVGITILWNATGATHGSNLPISAFALTGYSTVLLWRNMPGRCSMAVTPNLALMYHRNVKVIDIFIARILLEVVGNTASFFVLMITFHALGLVNYPEDILEVMFAWVMIIWFGASLGFIIGALSEKTELIEKLWHPVTYLMFPLSGAIFMVDWLSPAFQKIVLWLPMVHGVEMLREGYFGSLVAAHYDIGYMACSCLAMSLIGLALVRDVGREVTPE; encoded by the coding sequence ATGGCAAATTTCGGCCGATCGTTGGCGGTTCAGCGAAGAGTGATATTCGCGTTGCTGATGCGGGAAGTGCTGACTAGGTATGGACGTCACAACATCGGATTCTTATGGCTGTTTGTCGAGCCGATGATTTTTACGGTCGGGATTACCATCCTCTGGAATGCGACAGGAGCAACTCACGGATCGAATCTCCCGATTTCGGCGTTTGCTCTGACCGGATATTCGACGGTTCTGCTCTGGAGAAACATGCCGGGGCGATGCAGCATGGCGGTCACGCCGAATTTGGCGCTGATGTATCACCGAAATGTCAAAGTCATTGACATCTTCATTGCTCGTATTTTGTTGGAAGTGGTTGGTAATACCGCATCCTTTTTTGTGCTGATGATTACGTTTCATGCGCTGGGTCTTGTTAACTACCCCGAAGATATTCTCGAGGTGATGTTTGCATGGGTCATGATTATCTGGTTTGGCGCATCGCTGGGTTTTATCATCGGGGCATTGAGCGAGAAAACGGAACTCATCGAGAAGCTTTGGCATCCGGTTACCTATCTGATGTTTCCGCTATCGGGCGCCATCTTCATGGTGGACTGGCTTTCGCCGGCATTTCAAAAAATCGTCCTGTGGTTGCCCATGGTGCACGGAGTCGAAATGCTTCGCGAGGGCTACTTCGGTAGTCTCGTCGCAGCGCATTATGATATCGGGTATATGGCTTGCTCTTGCCTGGCCATGTCGCTGATTGGTCTTGCGTTGGTTCGCGACGTGGGGCGTGAGGTCACGCCAGAATGA
- a CDS encoding capsule biosynthesis protein, which yields MNGVAFADFFSGNDLPMLESVIAVSNPQAALARARERYSDCSPAVDTPTALGYVFNTWRFLLETGDGQVRLRIQSAFEGTDLEHRQLVLRYLLTDARASAISVDELRPASSPQPVDAADLVDGPNSALPKRVAMESFDVPAQESPWFWRVWTIGRLKLTPLFLATVVLPTAIATIYYGLIASDVYISESQFILRTPKRSSEPGLGALLQGVSLSKTSDDSSVVQDYIKSRDALVVLEKKMPLKDAFGGRYADIFSRFPGIIGRDGFEYFYRYFKNHVAVDAGTATAVTTLRVQAYTSKDAYQINKNLLEMAEKRVNELNDRSRQDSLRYALAEVAGAETKVKAASIALSKFRSKASLFDPDRQSNIQLELIAKLRSELIAKQAQLTQLRMLSPQNPQIPSLTASIGALEASIASEKGGVAGEKNSLSDRSVEYQRLALEQSFGEKLLASALTSLEQARADAERKQIYLERVAEPNEPDVAMEPKRARNIFACFILGLAAWGVLSMLVAGIREHQE from the coding sequence ATGAATGGCGTTGCATTCGCTGACTTCTTTTCGGGTAATGACTTGCCGATGCTGGAATCGGTCATTGCTGTTTCGAACCCGCAAGCGGCGCTTGCTCGTGCCAGGGAGCGTTACTCGGACTGTTCGCCAGCGGTGGATACGCCGACTGCTCTGGGATATGTATTCAACACGTGGCGTTTCCTGCTCGAGACTGGCGACGGCCAAGTGCGCCTACGTATTCAATCGGCATTTGAAGGTACCGACCTTGAGCATCGTCAGCTCGTCTTGAGATATCTGCTGACCGACGCGCGTGCATCGGCCATTTCCGTCGACGAATTGCGGCCCGCGTCATCGCCTCAACCTGTTGATGCGGCGGATCTGGTTGACGGTCCCAATTCCGCATTGCCGAAACGTGTGGCAATGGAGAGTTTCGATGTTCCCGCGCAGGAATCGCCATGGTTCTGGCGCGTATGGACAATCGGGCGGCTGAAGCTGACTCCGCTGTTTCTGGCGACGGTTGTGCTCCCGACTGCGATTGCTACCATCTACTATGGCTTGATTGCTTCGGATGTCTACATCTCCGAATCGCAATTTATCCTGCGCACACCAAAGCGATCGAGCGAACCGGGTTTGGGGGCGCTGCTTCAAGGCGTTTCCCTGTCGAAGACCAGTGACGACTCCAGTGTCGTCCAGGATTACATAAAGTCGCGAGACGCACTCGTCGTTCTCGAGAAGAAAATGCCTCTCAAAGATGCATTTGGCGGCCGCTATGCCGATATTTTCAGTCGATTCCCGGGGATAATCGGGCGCGACGGATTTGAGTATTTCTATCGATACTTCAAGAATCATGTTGCCGTCGACGCAGGGACTGCAACTGCGGTAACTACGCTGCGCGTTCAAGCCTATACATCGAAAGACGCATATCAGATCAACAAGAATCTGCTTGAAATGGCGGAGAAGCGGGTCAACGAGCTGAACGATCGCTCACGTCAAGACTCGCTCCGTTACGCTCTGGCGGAGGTTGCGGGGGCGGAAACCAAAGTCAAGGCTGCGTCGATTGCACTGTCGAAATTCCGGAGCAAGGCTAGCCTGTTCGATCCGGATCGACAATCCAATATCCAGCTGGAACTCATTGCGAAGTTGCGGAGCGAGCTCATCGCCAAGCAGGCGCAACTGACGCAATTGCGCATGCTCAGCCCGCAGAATCCCCAGATTCCGAGCCTGACCGCATCCATTGGTGCATTGGAAGCATCGATTGCAAGCGAAAAAGGCGGAGTGGCCGGAGAGAAAAATTCGTTGTCGGATCGTTCTGTCGAGTATCAGCGGCTGGCTTTGGAGCAGTCGTTCGGGGAGAAGCTGCTTGCCTCGGCGCTGACTTCATTGGAGCAAGCCAGGGCAGATGCGGAACGAAAGCAAATCTATTTGGAGCGGGTGGCGGAACCGAACGAGCCGGACGTGGCAATGGAGCCCAAGCGTGCCCGTAACATCTTCGCCTGCTTCATTCTCGGGCTCGCGGCCTGGGGCGTGTTGAGCATGCTGGTGGCGGGTATTCGGGAACATCAGGAATAA
- a CDS encoding polysaccharide biosynthesis/export family protein: MSRPFCKMFLIACVMGAVTLAGCSSIPTSGASGAQIARASESPSGIQVVDVTEDVARQLFADRNTADFVTALGGGASFRQQLGVGDTIQVSIWEAPPATLFGAAQSEGSAGPANARVTVLPDQAIDGDGNVNVPFAGQIKAVGRSPAQLAREIAARLKGMAHDPQVLVKLARNETSYVTVVGDVTENSRMALTARGERLLDALASAGGAKHPVDKVTIQVTRGKTVASLPLDMVIRDPRQNVPLHAGDVVTVLFQPYSFTVLGATGKNDEINFEAKGITLAQALARAGGLQDSRADAQGVFIFRLEDAKALKWPTTPVRTTADGKVPVVYRVNLRDPNSFFVAQSFMVDNSDLLYVSNAPIAELQKFLNVVFSVAYPVITGVQTVRY, translated from the coding sequence ATGTCGCGTCCATTCTGCAAAATGTTTTTGATCGCGTGTGTCATGGGCGCGGTCACGCTTGCCGGTTGTTCAAGTATTCCTACGTCGGGAGCCAGTGGCGCACAAATCGCTCGGGCGTCGGAGAGCCCATCCGGGATTCAGGTCGTCGATGTGACGGAGGATGTCGCGCGTCAGCTGTTTGCTGATCGAAATACGGCGGACTTCGTGACTGCGCTGGGCGGCGGTGCATCGTTTCGGCAGCAGTTGGGCGTCGGCGACACGATTCAAGTGTCGATTTGGGAGGCCCCGCCCGCCACGCTTTTTGGTGCGGCTCAGTCGGAGGGGAGTGCGGGGCCGGCGAACGCGCGCGTGACGGTGCTCCCTGATCAGGCTATCGATGGCGACGGCAATGTCAATGTCCCGTTTGCAGGACAGATCAAGGCAGTCGGTCGCTCGCCGGCTCAGTTGGCGCGTGAAATTGCAGCGCGGCTGAAAGGCATGGCGCACGATCCGCAAGTACTGGTGAAGCTCGCGCGCAACGAGACATCGTATGTGACGGTTGTGGGCGATGTGACGGAAAACTCCCGCATGGCGCTGACTGCTCGGGGGGAGCGCCTCCTTGATGCGCTGGCGAGTGCGGGCGGTGCGAAACACCCGGTCGACAAAGTTACGATCCAGGTTACCCGCGGCAAGACGGTGGCCTCGTTGCCGCTCGACATGGTTATCCGTGATCCGCGGCAGAACGTTCCGCTGCATGCGGGCGATGTGGTCACCGTATTGTTTCAGCCGTATAGCTTCACGGTGCTCGGCGCGACGGGCAAAAATGACGAAATCAATTTCGAAGCGAAGGGGATTACGCTTGCGCAAGCCCTTGCGCGCGCTGGCGGCTTGCAGGATTCCCGTGCCGATGCACAAGGTGTGTTCATCTTCCGGCTTGAAGATGCCAAGGCGCTGAAATGGCCGACGACTCCTGTGCGTACGACGGCAGACGGAAAGGTGCCTGTCGTGTATCGCGTGAACCTTCGCGATCCGAATTCGTTTTTCGTGGCACAAAGCTTCATGGTTGACAACAGCGATCTGTTGTATGTCTCGAACGCCCCGATTGCCGAGCTTCAAAAATTCTTGAATGTTGTGTTCTCCGTGGCGTATCCGGTGATTACCGGTGTTCAGACAGTCAGGTACTGA
- a CDS encoding glycosyltransferase family 4 protein, translated as MSTIYLDVTRLVTRLYQGLLPTGVDRVGLEYIRHYGSRARAVLSERGFFVTLTEKDSALIFEWLTSSVRNKNAIRSLIARTCLKSSYNARIQNGALLHTSHSGMEFPRYYKKLASRSIKSVFLIHDLIPLTHAEYTRPGVEHTHRRRIHTALAYASGLITNSRSTLESLAAEAARTTLPLPPCTIAHLASGVEPQPPRQRLLDAPYFVMLGTIEPRKNHWFILHVWRRLIEQLGAAAPKLVVIGRRGWECENVIDMLERCASLPGTVIEEANCSDERLYAWLQHARALLFPSFVEGYGMPLVEALGHGVPVLASNLDVFREVAAEIPDYLDPLDGPGWAASIRNYARVDSPERTAQLARIEHFREPTWADHFERVDAFLDTLH; from the coding sequence TTGTCAACCATCTACCTAGACGTCACGCGTCTCGTTACCCGCCTTTACCAGGGTCTGCTGCCGACAGGAGTAGACCGCGTCGGGCTGGAGTACATTCGGCACTACGGCAGCCGAGCGCGCGCGGTACTCAGCGAGCGTGGCTTTTTCGTCACTTTGACGGAAAAAGATTCGGCGCTTATTTTCGAGTGGCTTACGTCATCGGTACGTAACAAAAATGCGATACGCAGCCTCATTGCGCGCACTTGCCTGAAATCAAGCTACAACGCAAGAATTCAAAATGGCGCGCTGTTGCACACAAGCCACAGCGGAATGGAATTCCCGCGCTATTACAAAAAATTAGCAAGCCGCAGTATTAAATCCGTATTTCTTATCCACGATCTAATCCCGCTGACTCATGCCGAATATACTCGGCCAGGAGTCGAACACACGCACCGGCGGCGAATTCATACGGCACTGGCGTACGCCAGCGGCCTCATCACCAATTCCAGATCGACGCTGGAGTCGCTCGCGGCAGAAGCGGCCCGGACAACGTTGCCACTGCCACCGTGCACGATCGCGCACCTCGCTTCGGGCGTTGAGCCGCAGCCACCTCGCCAGCGCCTGCTCGATGCCCCCTACTTCGTGATGCTCGGCACAATCGAGCCGCGCAAAAATCACTGGTTCATCCTGCATGTCTGGCGGCGTCTGATCGAGCAGCTAGGGGCCGCCGCACCGAAACTGGTCGTGATCGGGCGTCGGGGTTGGGAATGCGAGAATGTGATCGACATGCTGGAACGTTGCGCAAGCCTGCCCGGCACCGTAATTGAAGAGGCCAACTGCTCCGACGAGCGTCTTTACGCCTGGTTGCAGCATGCGCGCGCACTTCTCTTCCCTTCGTTTGTCGAGGGTTACGGGATGCCGCTTGTCGAAGCGCTGGGGCACGGCGTGCCCGTGCTTGCAAGCAACCTGGACGTGTTTCGGGAAGTCGCAGCGGAAATCCCCGATTACCTCGATCCGCTCGACGGTCCGGGCTGGGCTGCCAGCATCCGCAATTACGCACGAGTCGACAGTCCCGAACGCACGGCGCAACTCGCCCGAATCGAGCACTTCCGCGAGCCGACGTGGGCCGACCACTTCGAACGCGTCGATGCTTTTCTCGACACGTTGCACTAA